The Rhodocytophaga rosea genome has a segment encoding these proteins:
- a CDS encoding IS630 family transposase — protein sequence MQNKEAYEQKVKRLHALLYLAQTGSIDLYFGDESGFCLTPCVPYGWIKKGEHAPILSQRSTRINVFGLLSTNNELLTYQKSGSLNADFIIECVEAFSTSISKFTVIVLDNASWHTCGLWEVKKEEWEQKGLYIFLLPKYSPHLNRIERFWKQVKYHWLKAEDYLSVEALKEALYTIFSGLGTYFKLDFKKLEVDENIILNCV from the coding sequence TTGCAAAACAAAGAAGCATATGAGCAGAAAGTCAAGCGATTACATGCTTTGCTTTATTTGGCACAGACAGGCAGTATAGATTTATATTTTGGAGACGAATCAGGGTTTTGCCTTACCCCTTGTGTACCTTATGGATGGATCAAAAAAGGCGAACACGCCCCTATTTTATCCCAAAGAAGTACAAGGATAAATGTATTTGGCTTGTTAAGTACAAATAATGAGTTGCTTACTTATCAGAAAAGTGGGAGTCTAAACGCTGACTTTATCATTGAATGTGTAGAGGCCTTCTCAACATCTATTTCCAAGTTTACTGTCATAGTCTTAGACAACGCCTCCTGGCATACATGTGGCCTATGGGAAGTCAAAAAAGAAGAATGGGAACAGAAAGGATTATACATCTTTTTGCTGCCTAAGTATAGTCCTCATCTTAACAGGATCGAACGATTTTGGAAGCAGGTGAAATATCATTGGCTCAAAGCCGAAGACTATCTGTCTGTAGAAGCGCTTAAGGAGGCACTTTATACCATCTTTTCAGGATTGGGTACTTACTTTAAACTTGATTTTAAAAAACTTGAAGTAGATGAAAATATTATACTTAATTGTGTTTAA
- a CDS encoding helix-turn-helix domain-containing protein, translated as MRYIKKITDKQKQDLEKIHKDSKSYQERNRCQCILLSNQGYQVQKLASIFQVSQLSIYKWFDRFEKTGVVGLKNQKGKGRKPILTTSNATHVEVVENSIEKEKQQLKLAKREIEAKLGTAMSEMTLKRFLKKLTTDGNVSVNG; from the coding sequence ATGCGTTATATCAAGAAGATTACAGACAAGCAAAAACAAGACTTAGAGAAGATTCATAAAGATAGTAAAAGTTATCAGGAACGTAACCGTTGCCAATGTATACTGTTATCCAATCAAGGCTATCAAGTACAGAAGTTAGCAAGCATTTTTCAAGTAAGTCAGTTAAGTATTTATAAGTGGTTTGATCGCTTTGAGAAAACAGGTGTGGTAGGGTTAAAGAACCAAAAAGGGAAAGGCAGAAAACCCATCCTTACTACCAGTAATGCTACCCATGTTGAAGTAGTGGAAAATAGCATAGAGAAAGAAAAACAACAACTTAAATTAGCTAAGCGAGAGATAGAAGCTAAATTAGGCACGGCTATGAGTGAGATGACCTTGAAGCGGTTTTTAAAAAAATTGACTACCGATGGAAACGTTTCCGTAAATGGATAA
- a CDS encoding STAS domain-containing protein, translating to MELVTHIEQNKCIILLHGDLDASSSILVDKALQAALDKNMKHILVDFAMLNYISAAGIGVFITHLHNLQRTEITLVLYNMQLKIRDIFNVTGMNEFITIVDTQEEACQLCEQKTCN from the coding sequence ATGGAATTAGTTACCCATATTGAGCAAAATAAATGTATTATCCTGCTGCATGGAGATCTGGATGCAAGTTCATCTATCCTGGTAGATAAAGCTTTGCAAGCTGCCCTGGATAAAAACATGAAGCACATTCTGGTAGATTTTGCGATGCTCAACTATATTTCTGCGGCCGGTATAGGTGTGTTCATCACACATTTACACAATTTGCAGCGAACCGAAATCACGCTCGTGTTATATAACATGCAACTCAAAATCAGAGATATTTTTAATGTAACCGGCATGAATGAATTTATCACCATTGTTGATACCCAAGAAGAAGCCTGTCAGCTTTGCGAACAAAAAACCTGTAATTGA
- the smpB gene encoding SsrA-binding protein SmpB — MAKEKISNNINIRNKRASFEYQFLDTYTAGIMLTGTEIKSVRQGKVNLQDGYCIFLEEQLFVKQMHISTYSEGTHYNHDPLRDRKLLLQKRELTKLNSRLQDQGLTIVPVRLFINERGFAKLEIALAKGKKLYDKREDIKSKDVKRELERERY; from the coding sequence ATGGCTAAAGAAAAGATTTCTAACAATATAAATATCCGGAATAAAAGAGCATCCTTCGAATATCAGTTTCTGGATACATACACAGCCGGTATTATGCTTACCGGTACTGAAATAAAGTCGGTAAGGCAGGGAAAGGTAAACCTACAGGATGGTTATTGTATCTTTTTGGAAGAACAGTTATTTGTAAAGCAAATGCACATTTCTACCTACAGCGAAGGTACCCATTATAACCATGACCCGCTGCGTGACAGAAAACTGCTTTTACAAAAAAGGGAACTTACCAAGCTGAATAGCCGCTTGCAGGACCAGGGTTTAACTATTGTGCCGGTCAGGTTGTTTATCAACGAAAGAGGGTTTGCCAAACTGGAAATTGCGCTCGCTAAGGGAAAGAAACTGTACGACAAACGGGAGGATATTAAATCGAAAGATGTGAAACGGGAACTGGAAAGAGAACGCTATTAA
- a CDS encoding HNH endonuclease: MAKKVLILNQDYSPLTICSVQKAFILVYLSKAEMVADAKDYLLRSVTSTYPMPSIIRLFKYVHLPYKGVMLSRQNIFKRDSGRCQYCSTTEDLTLDHVLPKSRGGKSTWDNLVTACKRCNSKKGDYTPQEASMPLAQSPYKPSFIVFLRDFSGHIEEDWKPYLAKKVKMY, translated from the coding sequence ATGGCTAAGAAAGTGCTTATTTTAAATCAGGACTATAGCCCGCTCACTATCTGCAGCGTGCAAAAAGCCTTTATTTTGGTATACCTCAGCAAGGCAGAAATGGTAGCCGACGCCAAAGATTATTTGTTGCGTTCTGTTACCAGTACCTATCCCATGCCTTCTATTATCCGTTTATTCAAGTATGTACACCTGCCGTATAAAGGCGTAATGCTGAGCCGGCAAAATATTTTCAAACGGGATAGTGGCCGTTGCCAGTATTGCTCTACCACAGAAGACCTAACGTTAGACCATGTTCTCCCTAAATCACGTGGAGGAAAATCTACCTGGGATAATCTGGTGACTGCCTGTAAAAGATGCAATTCCAAGAAAGGCGATTATACGCCCCAGGAAGCCAGTATGCCTTTGGCTCAATCTCCTTACAAACCTTCGTTTATTGTGTTTCTGCGAGATTTTTCAGGTCATATTGAAGAGGACTGGAAACCCTATCTGGCCAAAAAAGTTAAAATGTATTAG
- the rpsA gene encoding 30S ribosomal protein S1 has product MSNTQQDFDWDKVNAKGFGSGYSKAEKAEMEKMYDNTLTEITEKEVVSGTVVGITERDVILNIGFKSDGLVPLSEFRDVPNLKVGDQIQVFIENQEDAGGQLILSRKKAKILTAWENIQRGLDEDLVIEGMVKRRTKGGLIVDIFGVEAFLPGSQIDVKPIRDFDVFVGKKMEVKVVKINYTNDNVVVSHKVLIEKDLEQQKAEILNNLEKGQVLEGVIKNMTNFGVFIDLGGVDGLLHITDISWGRINHPEEVLKLDQKVNVVVLDFDDDKKRISLGMKQLTPHPWDSLSQDIQIGSKVKGKIVNVADYGAFLEILPGVEGLIHVSEMSWSQHLRNPQDFLKVGDEIEAVVLTLDREERKMSLGIKQLTEDPWTKQDVLTKYAIGTKHRGIVRNLTNFGLFLELEEGIDGLVHVSDLSWTKKIKHPSEFIKVSEELDVVVLELDVENRRLALGHKQLEENPWDTFETIFTPGSVHRATILSKNDKGAVLELPYGIEGFAALKNLAKEDGTVAEVGEALDFKVLEFSKDEKRIVLSHTKVYAEPEEKKAPAKNATAPKPAEKAQKEPERATLGDLAALSALKEQMDENRKSKK; this is encoded by the coding sequence ATGAGTAACACTCAACAAGATTTTGACTGGGATAAAGTAAATGCCAAAGGTTTCGGTAGCGGTTATTCTAAGGCCGAAAAAGCTGAAATGGAAAAAATGTATGACAATACATTGACAGAAATCACTGAGAAAGAAGTAGTTTCTGGTACAGTGGTAGGCATTACTGAAAGAGATGTAATTCTGAATATTGGTTTCAAATCCGATGGACTGGTACCTTTATCAGAATTCAGAGACGTGCCAAACCTGAAAGTAGGTGACCAGATCCAGGTATTTATCGAAAACCAGGAAGATGCCGGCGGACAACTAATCCTTTCCAGAAAGAAAGCTAAAATACTTACAGCTTGGGAAAATATACAGAGAGGATTGGATGAGGATCTGGTGATTGAAGGCATGGTGAAACGCAGAACCAAAGGCGGCCTGATCGTAGATATTTTTGGCGTGGAAGCATTCTTGCCAGGATCGCAGATAGATGTGAAGCCTATCCGAGATTTTGATGTGTTTGTAGGCAAGAAAATGGAAGTGAAAGTAGTCAAGATCAATTATACCAATGATAACGTTGTTGTTTCTCACAAAGTACTGATCGAAAAAGACCTTGAGCAGCAGAAAGCAGAAATTCTCAACAATCTGGAAAAAGGCCAGGTACTTGAAGGTGTGATCAAGAATATGACCAACTTTGGGGTATTTATTGACCTGGGTGGGGTAGATGGCTTGCTGCACATTACAGATATTTCATGGGGTAGAATTAACCATCCGGAAGAAGTACTGAAGCTGGATCAGAAAGTGAACGTGGTTGTACTTGATTTCGACGATGACAAGAAACGTATCTCTCTGGGCATGAAGCAACTTACGCCTCATCCATGGGATTCTCTTTCTCAGGATATCCAGATTGGCTCTAAAGTAAAAGGAAAGATTGTGAATGTAGCTGATTATGGCGCATTCCTCGAAATTCTGCCAGGAGTAGAAGGTTTGATTCACGTATCAGAAATGTCATGGTCACAGCACCTGAGAAATCCACAGGACTTCCTCAAAGTAGGTGATGAGATAGAAGCTGTAGTTCTCACCCTTGACCGGGAAGAGAGAAAAATGTCACTGGGTATCAAGCAACTCACAGAAGATCCATGGACAAAACAAGATGTACTCACCAAATACGCGATTGGAACCAAGCATAGAGGTATTGTCAGAAATCTGACTAACTTCGGCCTGTTCCTTGAACTAGAAGAAGGCATAGATGGCTTAGTCCACGTATCTGATCTTTCCTGGACTAAGAAAATCAAACATCCTTCTGAGTTCATTAAAGTAAGCGAAGAACTGGATGTAGTCGTACTGGAACTGGATGTTGAAAACAGAAGGTTAGCTTTAGGACACAAGCAATTGGAAGAAAATCCATGGGATACTTTCGAAACTATCTTCACTCCTGGTTCAGTACACCGGGCAACTATTCTGAGCAAAAATGACAAAGGCGCGGTACTAGAATTACCTTATGGAATCGAAGGTTTTGCTGCATTAAAAAATCTGGCTAAAGAAGATGGAACAGTAGCTGAAGTAGGAGAAGCACTTGATTTTAAAGTACTTGAGTTCTCTAAAGATGAAAAACGTATTGTACTTTCCCATACGAAAGTATATGCAGAACCTGAAGAGAAAAAGGCACCAGCTAAAAATGCAACTGCTCCCAAACCTGCTGAGAAAGCGCAAAAGGAGCCTGAGCGTGCTACTTTAGGAGATTTAGCTGCACTTTCTGCGTTGAAAGAACAAATGGACGAAAATCGTAAGTCGAAGAAATAA
- a CDS encoding SgcJ/EcaC family oxidoreductase, producing the protein MRTPFILLIILVLTIVSVRAQTQANASDTKAIEALASGWQAAWNNRDAAALSSLLAEEVDFVTVIGPKGWLKGRKEFLEAHAWMLKNIFTESVWTNKETHIKFIRPDLAIARVLWETTGDRVRHRKYGELREGIFTWVVEKKQGNWLIISSQNTENMPVLPGQ; encoded by the coding sequence ATGAGAACACCATTTATTCTTTTAATTATCCTTGTATTAACTATTGTGTCAGTAAGGGCGCAAACCCAGGCAAACGCCTCAGATACTAAAGCCATTGAAGCGCTGGCTAGCGGGTGGCAAGCTGCCTGGAATAACCGCGATGCAGCTGCCTTATCCTCGTTGCTTGCTGAGGAAGTAGATTTCGTCACTGTTATAGGCCCTAAAGGCTGGCTGAAAGGTCGAAAAGAGTTTCTAGAGGCACATGCCTGGATGCTTAAAAACATTTTTACTGAAAGTGTGTGGACAAACAAAGAAACACATATTAAGTTTATTCGACCAGACTTAGCCATTGCCCGGGTGCTGTGGGAGACAACCGGTGATAGGGTACGGCATCGGAAATATGGAGAACTACGTGAAGGTATTTTTACCTGGGTGGTGGAAAAGAAGCAGGGGAATTGGCTTATTATATCCTCACAAAATACAGAGAATATGCCCGTTTTGCCTGGCCAGTGA
- a CDS encoding two-component regulator propeller domain-containing protein, which produces MKWLLRIGAIFLFLHALTLLLRSACVLAQAQSISFMSSPLPEESSFGTITGITQDKQGFIWISSNSGVHRFDGYRWTSYINPAFPGNSRSECIFADEDGSIWVGTFSKGLFKLNPWTGIFTHVPLGTREDSLQEGNSFVTVLTKDLKGKLWIGTHNGLYHLDRKTGQYVHYQHDSTDRNSLSHNHVRVVYEDHSGTIWAGTGSPWNSLPGAGGLNRLSYETGKFTRYLHDPNDPHTLVHNQVRAILEDSRGNFWIGTFEDGLHTMDREKGTFQHYSSDTLHPEKLSRPFPSITIITPITGGLSTKDGITFIHEDAAGNLWIGANRSGLVHFEPTTGKVTRYDPRPEHSGALQEGGPWWAYSSQEGILWIGTFPGELYRVDPLKKYIPYSPIGNPVGALAQDTAGIHWLGTLKGLIRRDAETGFQQHFVHNANDATSLSNDTILSLLKDRQGVLWVGTLNGLNRFDKAKGRFTHMLHSASDPTSLRGNLIHKLYQDKKGRIWIGLVEGVDQLDPNTGKVRHYTLTGGPNKSTRITALQEDNAGNMWVGVYTNGIFRLNPGSGKDEHFLADANVYTICLDHQGTLWVGTQGGLFYWDAALGDFSLFINPNTGKSMPSMRGIVEDNNHVLWLSTAIGIIRINKSRTEVRVYGREYGVNGDNILVSAIYKGSTGEVLVGTHMGYYTVSPGSLTRDRQAPQIALTDFKIGEVSVKPGADSPISESLSVAKEIILPYHQNSFSFDFAAMHYVNPLQNRHLFRLEGYEASWRRAGSEKAAYYYNVPPGTYTFRIKAASSQQIWSDKAITVVVLPPWWRTSWAYIAYAIFILALLLLARYQIIRRERVKAQFRVKEMEASKLREMDSLKSRLFSNISHEFRTPLSLIRGTAEQMQQISAVADLQSGFQFIDRHANRLLQLVNQLLDLSRLEAGKMEVHKHPIEVVDFLTKLAGSFVSLAESKEITFRYHLPLQETWVEADGDKLEKVISNLLANAFKFTPSGGSVIFRSSLENSSVHASVLQITIEDTGIGIAASNLPHIFDRFYQADTSTTRSYEGTGIGLALTKELLELQQGSIEVESTEGKGTIFWVMLPLVVLPAPAEHKPALQVTQNDHSVTHVPLVFDINHENTTQHRENSVLSVRVLVVEDNVDLRQFLKESLSDAYTVIEADNGQQGYQQAIEEVPDLVILDLMMPSMDGISLCATLKADVRTSHIPIILLTAKADIDSKRKGLETGADDYLTKPFVVEELHLRVKNLIEGRKKLRELFKQQVRLEPAEIAVTSTDTLFLQKIMSVIETQMSNAAFDVEMLSREVGMSRSNLHRKLMALTGQAANECIRSIRIKRAAYLFDHGFGSVGEVATRVGFSSSNYFAKCFREIYGQSPSEYLRQKITAGQQL; this is translated from the coding sequence ATGAAATGGCTGCTACGTATAGGTGCTATATTTCTGTTTTTGCATGCCCTCACACTGCTCCTTAGATCGGCATGTGTTTTAGCTCAAGCCCAATCTATCAGTTTTATGTCTTCTCCTTTGCCGGAAGAATCCTCTTTTGGGACTATCACCGGTATTACTCAGGATAAGCAGGGGTTCATCTGGATTAGCTCCAATTCCGGTGTACACCGCTTTGATGGCTACCGTTGGACCAGCTATATCAATCCTGCTTTTCCAGGCAACAGCCGCAGCGAATGTATTTTTGCTGATGAGGATGGCTCTATCTGGGTAGGAACCTTCTCTAAAGGTCTTTTTAAACTAAATCCATGGACTGGGATATTTACACATGTTCCCTTAGGTACCAGAGAAGATTCTCTTCAGGAAGGCAATTCTTTTGTGACTGTACTTACCAAAGACCTGAAGGGAAAGCTTTGGATAGGAACCCATAATGGCCTCTATCACTTGGACCGTAAGACCGGTCAGTATGTACATTATCAGCATGATTCTACTGATCGTAACAGTTTGAGTCACAACCATGTTCGCGTGGTATATGAGGACCACTCTGGCACTATCTGGGCAGGCACTGGCAGTCCCTGGAATTCATTACCTGGAGCAGGAGGACTCAACCGGTTGAGTTATGAAACCGGAAAATTTACCCGCTATTTGCATGACCCTAATGATCCTCATACGCTTGTTCATAACCAGGTACGGGCTATTCTGGAAGATAGCCGGGGAAATTTCTGGATTGGAACATTTGAAGATGGCCTGCACACTATGGACAGGGAAAAGGGTACTTTCCAGCATTATTCATCCGATACGCTTCATCCCGAAAAGCTCAGCCGTCCTTTTCCTTCCATAACGATAATTACTCCTATTACTGGTGGCCTCTCTACAAAGGATGGTATTACCTTTATTCACGAGGATGCAGCAGGAAATCTTTGGATTGGCGCTAACCGTTCCGGACTTGTACACTTTGAGCCAACTACCGGAAAAGTAACCCGCTACGATCCCAGACCAGAACATTCTGGTGCTCTTCAGGAGGGTGGTCCCTGGTGGGCATATTCGTCACAGGAGGGTATCTTGTGGATCGGCACATTCCCTGGTGAGCTCTACCGGGTAGATCCGTTAAAAAAGTATATTCCGTATTCTCCTATAGGAAACCCTGTAGGTGCTCTAGCACAAGACACTGCTGGCATTCATTGGCTGGGCACTCTTAAGGGCCTTATTCGGCGGGATGCAGAAACTGGTTTCCAGCAACATTTTGTACATAATGCCAATGATGCAACCAGCCTGAGTAATGATACTATACTTTCTTTACTTAAGGACAGGCAAGGAGTACTTTGGGTGGGAACCCTAAATGGCCTGAATCGCTTTGATAAGGCAAAAGGACGTTTTACCCATATGCTTCATTCTGCAAGCGATCCTACTAGTTTACGAGGCAATCTTATTCATAAACTTTACCAGGATAAAAAGGGTAGGATTTGGATAGGATTAGTTGAAGGGGTTGACCAGTTAGATCCGAACACAGGTAAAGTACGCCATTATACCTTAACTGGCGGCCCTAATAAATCTACCAGAATTACAGCTTTGCAAGAAGACAATGCAGGGAATATGTGGGTAGGCGTCTATACCAATGGAATTTTTCGGTTAAACCCCGGATCTGGAAAAGATGAACATTTTCTGGCCGACGCCAATGTTTACACTATTTGCCTGGATCACCAGGGTACCCTATGGGTAGGTACCCAGGGAGGGCTTTTCTACTGGGATGCTGCTCTGGGCGATTTTAGCCTGTTTATCAATCCAAATACAGGCAAAAGCATGCCCTCTATGCGAGGTATCGTAGAAGATAATAACCATGTTCTCTGGTTAAGTACAGCTATTGGGATCATCCGTATCAATAAAAGCCGGACTGAAGTACGGGTCTATGGCAGAGAATACGGTGTAAATGGAGATAATATACTAGTTTCTGCTATCTATAAAGGTTCAACTGGAGAGGTACTGGTGGGTACTCATATGGGTTATTACACAGTTTCTCCCGGAAGTTTGACACGTGACAGGCAAGCGCCTCAAATAGCTCTTACGGATTTTAAAATAGGTGAAGTATCTGTAAAACCAGGTGCAGATAGTCCCATAAGTGAGTCTCTTTCGGTAGCTAAAGAAATAATCCTGCCTTATCATCAAAATTCTTTTTCATTTGATTTTGCAGCCATGCATTATGTGAATCCGCTACAGAACCGGCATTTGTTCCGTTTGGAAGGCTATGAGGCTAGCTGGCGCAGAGCAGGAAGTGAAAAAGCAGCGTATTATTACAATGTGCCCCCCGGTACCTATACATTCCGGATAAAAGCCGCTAGCAGCCAGCAGATATGGAGTGATAAAGCCATTACCGTTGTCGTACTTCCTCCCTGGTGGCGCACCAGTTGGGCGTATATAGCTTATGCAATCTTTATTTTAGCGCTTTTACTCCTGGCACGTTATCAGATTATCCGGAGGGAAAGAGTCAAAGCCCAATTCCGCGTTAAAGAGATGGAAGCAAGCAAACTACGGGAGATGGATAGCCTGAAATCCCGCCTGTTTTCTAATATCTCACACGAATTTCGCACCCCACTATCTCTTATCCGCGGAACAGCCGAACAAATGCAGCAAATCTCTGCTGTTGCTGACCTGCAATCCGGTTTTCAATTCATTGACCGCCATGCAAACCGTCTGTTGCAATTAGTGAACCAGCTGCTGGACCTCTCCAGACTGGAAGCAGGCAAGATGGAAGTACACAAGCATCCAATAGAAGTAGTTGATTTTTTAACAAAGCTTGCCGGTTCCTTTGTTTCCCTTGCTGAGAGTAAAGAGATTACCTTCCGCTATCACCTGCCTCTACAGGAAACGTGGGTAGAAGCCGATGGAGATAAATTGGAGAAAGTTATTAGCAATCTACTGGCCAATGCATTTAAATTCACTCCTTCCGGAGGAAGTGTCATTTTCAGATCCTCGCTGGAAAACTCTTCTGTCCACGCTTCTGTCTTACAGATAACCATAGAAGACACCGGCATTGGCATTGCTGCCAGCAATTTGCCTCACATATTCGACAGGTTTTACCAGGCAGATACCTCAACTACCAGATCTTATGAAGGTACCGGCATTGGGTTAGCCTTAACAAAAGAACTGCTAGAACTGCAGCAAGGATCTATTGAGGTAGAAAGCACAGAAGGAAAAGGAACCATCTTCTGGGTAATGTTGCCGCTGGTGGTACTGCCTGCACCGGCTGAACATAAGCCTGCTCTGCAGGTAACCCAGAATGACCATTCCGTTACACATGTCCCCCTAGTATTTGACATAAATCATGAAAACACGACCCAACATAGGGAGAATAGTGTCCTGTCCGTACGTGTATTGGTAGTAGAAGACAACGTCGACTTAAGGCAGTTTTTGAAAGAAAGTTTGTCAGATGCATATACTGTGATAGAAGCCGACAATGGGCAGCAAGGATACCAGCAGGCCATAGAAGAAGTGCCTGATTTAGTAATTTTAGACCTGATGATGCCCAGTATGGATGGTATTTCCTTGTGTGCCACGCTTAAGGCAGATGTACGGACCAGCCACATTCCCATTATTCTGCTCACAGCAAAAGCGGATATAGATAGCAAACGAAAGGGCCTAGAAACTGGAGCAGATGATTATCTGACTAAACCTTTTGTAGTAGAAGAGTTGCACCTGCGGGTAAAAAACTTAATCGAGGGGCGCAAAAAATTACGCGAATTATTTAAACAGCAGGTACGCCTGGAGCCAGCCGAAATAGCCGTCACTTCCACTGATACACTTTTTCTGCAGAAGATAATGTCTGTGATAGAAACCCAGATGAGTAATGCAGCATTTGATGTAGAAATGCTGAGCCGGGAAGTAGGTATGAGTCGGTCAAATCTTCACCGCAAGCTCATGGCACTTACCGGTCAAGCCGCCAATGAATGTATCCGGAGTATCCGGATAAAAAGAGCTGCCTATTTATTCGATCATGGATTTGGCAGTGTAGGAGAGGTAGCTACCCGGGTAGGCTTCAGCAGTTCAAATTATTTTGCCAAATGCTTCCGTGAAATTTATGGCCAGTCGCCTTCAGAGTATCTCCGCCAAAAAATAACTGCCGGTCAGCAACTATAG